AATGAATAGCAACTAATCCAGTCACTTGGTCAGCTTCGATAATTCAATCCACAATATTCGGTATACTGATGAGATTCTTAGTTGTTCATAAAATAGTTCCCAATTAATAATTTAGACTTCACGTTGAATACATATAGAagaatcaaaatatgaaaatcatAGTTTGAACAAATGATGATACATTACCTGTGAAGAAGACTCTTTCTTGGATGAGTTTGATTTCCTTTTCTGATTCTTCCATTTCTCAGAAAATGAATCGAAACTGAAGGGCCCTCCAGGTCCAAAGGACGACAGGCTAATAGTGGCTGCCTTAGCAGCTAAAGGATTGAAGTGGGCTGGGGCTGGTTCAGGCTCTACTTTCTCAAAACTCACAAATGATCTAGCAGAGAGGGGGACTACTCCATCATGCCCATGGAAAAGTCTGAATGCCATATCAAAATTGGGACCATCTTCAAAAATGGGACCTTTGGCTGCACGTACCTGAGCAGGacaatttacaaaacacataaaaatttaagTTAAGCACCAGGTGGGCATGGAAAATCTCAATAGAAGCACGATGCCAGCCCAAGACATGCATGCCATGGGTTTGAAATATTAAGCAGGAGGATAGTTTGTAGCTTTAGCTATTCAAGAAGACATGATTTTCTGGGCTCAATGTTCAGataataaaattatacaaaGAAAGATAAGATGGGAATTCCTTTCAATCTAATACACTAAGTGAGGCCAGGGCCCATATATAAGATGTATTCTATAGCAACAAATAGAAATCATTTCATAACCAAGAACAAGCCATTCAAAAGAGGTAACTCACAGGCATAGGGAAAGCCAGGGATGATGAAAAGGAGAAGTTAGTTGGTTCGTTAATGTTCCTTAAGAATGGACATCTAGGCATGTCCAGCTGAGAAGGCTTAGATTCTTCATTTAGATCTCTGAAGAAAAATTCCATATCTATTGAAGAGCAAAGTATCCTGCACATCAGGAAAGTGCATAAACAATGTCATAATCACAGACCCACAGTGCTACAATAGACTGGAAATTCCAAAACCAAGATCAACCAGCGTAAAGAGTCTATTCAGGAAAGCTAAAAGATGAGGCATGTGATAAAGAAGTGAAATTGTAACCGGGAGTGACTTTTATATTAACTAAAGAAAGTAATGTCTGTTGCGAGTATTCCATCTAAGATCGCCATCCAGCCACATGATATTAACTAAAGAACTGGTGTTAAAAGCTTGAATGATCAttagaaaggggaaaaaatcaAGTTGAGAAACAGAGAAGGAAGGATTAGTTGCAGTAGCTAACCCAATCCAAAtgaaatctcaaattatttgtgccGCAAAAGGCTAAATTTCAACTAAAGATCCCCAAATCCCTTCTGTATCACCAAAATTAGTCATGTAACGCATTTTTTTGAAAACCAATTCAAAACCCGTCTAGCATTCCTAAAGCCATCGGGCGTTCTTACTTTCAAAGACTATTGATTTATGTAACAGACCCAAATCTCCTAATTATCAATCTATTTTCAGAGTCATTTAATTTAGATCAGATTAAATTTCAATATAAGACATCATGCAAACTGAATCGACAGGCGACTGAGctaaaattacataatatatatatatatatatatatcaggaaTCAATACAAGTATAGAAGCACACATTTATGCGCGCgcgcatacacacacacacacacatatgcatatataatttACCTGGAGAGGCTTGGAAAGGGAAAGGGGCACAAATCCTAGACCGAAagcaagaaagaagagagaCGAGAGAAGAAAGGAATCGGAGAGCAGTAGGAGTAAAGGATGAAAGAggttgagaaagagagagagtaaatGGTGTTGTGGTAGACACACGCACTTTGTTGAGGTTGAGGccagacacagagagagagagagagagagagagagagagcagaggaCACCAAGTTGGAAAAGTTATATCTTACTTATTTTTTGGGATGGTGGAGAAGGTCAACACACGCCCCAGTTGTTGAGGAGGCTTGCCGAATCTAAAAGTCGTGCGTACATATTTGTAATCTGCTAAACAAATGAAACTCTGACACGTTGCCAACATAGATCATGCACCGAAAATCATGAGGAATGGAATTTGTGTTGGAAACTCAGAATTTGTACATTAAGCGGTAATTCATGGGCTAATCTTAAGTTGCATTGTCCCGTTCAAATCAATATAATGGGCCGTGGCATTGTATCATGGGCTGGGCTTTTGAGTACGGGCCAAGCTATTTAACTAATCCaatctcaattttttatttttaattaaatcatttaaattttattatccgaACATATAAGTATGAAGTCGAGAAAGTGAATTAGCCCATCATCATATCATCCTTGCATTGATGATGAAAGCATTTTAATTCTGGATGATTATAAACTTGTAATCAGACCAAAATATTCTGTGACTGCGGAGAAATGATATACACAAACCTCAAATTCACATGCCTCGtacaagatttatataaaaaaagtggATCTCATcatggaaaaatgtgaaaaaactctctttttattttatgggaTACACATTTTTACGAAAGCCTTGTAGATTGGAACTTGCACGTAACATTACTCCAATTTGTTTACTTTGTATTGTGGTTTCAGCTCATAAGATCCTTTATTAGATCCCTTGTAATTGAAGACACATAGGTCTTTAAGCAGGTCTCTCAGGAATGGCTGCATGCAGAAACATGACAAATATTCAGTAATAAATGATCAAATGAGAAACTCGATCCCTCAACCCAACCAACAcagattataataaataattagaacaatatatatatatatatatatatatatatatataattaaggaaGCAAGCAAATAAAAAAGTGGGTTCTGTTGGATAGAAGAAACCTACTTTAGGTTGGTCTGTCTCCTGGATAAGCTGTCTTAAAGTCCAATTTGGTTGCCTTTCAAACAGCTTAAACATAATTTCTTCCATTTCACTGCGATCCCTTCTACATCTTTTAGCTGCCATTATCTTgttatcctatatatatatatatatatatatatgcagtggCTGAACAAAGTAAGTGCccaaaataatttaagataagtACTATATTATACGCAAAAAGAAAGGAGCAGTATTTACACCAAACATCCCTGGCATTGGAGTCATACGTGCATCCTCGTTGCTGATCACCTGGAGGAAGTTGATGAAATAATACAAAACGTGATTAAACTATATATGATCTGTGTTAAGAATATCATATGTATCGTGTGAAGTATAAAAAGGAGACCTGTATCTGTCTACTCTTGGCCTTATATTTATTCAACCTTTCGCGGAAGAGTTTCCCATAGTTGTCAATATCCTTGTCATGGGGCTTCACGCCAAGTTTGTTCAGTATTTTTCCTTCCACACAACACTTCCCTACAATACCAAGCCAGGAATTTGCTCAGTTCATGAGTACTGGGTCTGCCAAACTCACGATCGTACAGTTCTCAAAGAACAATTAGAGATGTTAAAAAAACAAGCCAAAATACATCTAAAATTGATCATAATAATGGAAAAAGTAGCTTATGGGGCTCTGAAAGCATGAATTATTTGCATGAACTACACGTGGTAGGTCAAATTTTAGCTGAATAGGGCAGTGTCAATAAATGTGATCTAGTTACATATcaaactgaaaattaaatatcacAAAGCAATCCATTCTTGCAAATTGAGTTTCAGAACTACCTTGTGATGACTCAGAAAACACCAACATTGGAACCAAGTCTTCAGACGACATATCCATAGAGTAAGACTTGGGTAAATTTCCAGGTTCAGTGCCAGCCATTAATTCCATTGTGAACTGAGCATCATTTAAGCAACGCGGGTAAAGACAAAGGGAAGAAGATCAGGATCGATATACAATGAACAGGACCCAATGCTAGCTTCTCCTTGAACGTGAATATTTATTTCATGGTAAATAGTGATCAACAAAAGGAAATAATATCCCCAAAGATATATAGACAATCAAAAAGAAACATCAAGGATTTCTATATAtttacacccccccccccccccccccccccccccccaaaaaaaaaaaaaaaaaaaacctatttattttttctagttAGTGGAAAAAAATTAAGGCACTTGGAAGGAGAGCATATCCAAAGGAGTACTCAAGAGGGATGCATGGAAAGCCTGAAGCGGACTTTTATTGTGGATGATCGGCCCTGTTATAtgtaatatctacaaaattttGCTCAACTCAAGAAGTAATCTTTCTTTAAAGATTTGAaaacctttgttttttttttttttaagaaaattcaaaccAATAATCCAAACTGAGCAGAAACTGTTATAGAGAACTTCAGTATAATCCGAACCAGACAACTGAAAATTCTGATTCAGAAGCAAATCTGTTCAAACAGATACTGAGAAAACCAAATAAAATTCCCATTTTGGAAGAAAGAGAGTGGCAAGGATCAAGATTCTCGAGCATCAGCGAGAATCCAtccaaagaaagagaaagaagaagggcGAAATGTAGAAACACAACCACGTTGAATGCTGAGAAagtgtaaaatttaaattatagcaACAAAAATCCATGcaaatttaaaacattgttcCTAATCCTAAAGATCCGTATCAATAttctcaaaaccaaaaaataaagaataaccAATTTCAAATTGTATCAAATGAATGGCCGGAGACAAACActgaaacacaactttaaaactcaCCTATTAAtgcaagagaaaataaaaatccaaatacaaaaccGACATGCATGCATAGAGATAAACCATGGAACACTAGAAATCCAgcacatacatgcatgcatacatacttACATTTAGTATGTAGACAACGTAAGTGTACTTTGTGGAGTACCTCAGTGGCGGAGTTGTCGTCGTTGGAGTGGAGGGGGTCGACGGAGAGGAGAACTTTGGCAACGGGGCGAGAAGGGTCGGAGTCATCGGGTGGAGACTGAAGAGAGGTATAGATGAGGTGAGGGCATTTCAAGAGCCACGTTGCTCTCTCCGCTTTGCTTGTGTCCAACAAGTCATCGATGCCATTGTCGCCTTCTTTCTGGCCAGTTGCGGAGCTGTCTTCTTTCTCGTCCATGGCGCcactgtgagagagagagggagagagagagaacgaaaTATGCAATGGATTTTCAAGATTCTGCAATTGTGGAGAAACAGAACAAACGATCAATATTCACATATCCGTTGTGTGTGTATATTCAATATtcacatatacacacacaacGGCCCGAGCGGGCCACAAGACGGAgaaatatagttacaaatataatCACCTACTAATCTATAcattaatatgatataattggttaaaaaataaattttattaaaaataatattaatttaaattttaaatatgaataaattagtattagcACACAGATTAATGCGTAACTATACTTGTATCTAGTGAAACTCCCACGAAATTCTTATTCTGCCTACGTACCTGGattattatcttctttttttcttttttatgacaAGTATACCTACCTGGATTCTATCTGtctattttacttttaattttccAACAAAATTATCACCTAAACTTAAGACAGACATAATCCAATTATCATGATCACCACTCTTTAGAGTTTAgaccaatatatatttttttaataatattttatcataaatatcTTTTACCTTTCGAACCCAGATAGAAAAAGATTCCCGAATTCTATAATactagatgttattttttaaaaattagactttaatattaaataatgtcAGATTTAagcattttgtttatttctaTTCGAACTGCAAGACGAGTTTGGCTGGATAAAGACCCAGACCCAGAggagttttaacttttaaagtatacttcattttgaaaaagtgtaaaaaaattatcattttttttagtgaaatctaatttttaaaaaactaactgcatataattaatttatttgaaccTTATACCtaacattattcaaatattaattGGCCGGAAAAGCTATTGCTAGATCCATATTTATTGGGATAGATGAGATATTTTTGCATCTTCCTCGGTGGCTCAAAAACATGTATGCTGTCTATTGGATGGACGTATCAATTGGTTGTTCCACTGGATAAGtaagaaaaagataataattttgCTACATGcagttacttttgtataatctttaCGCACTCaactgatgtgattgatcaaaataatttttttatattaaaaagagtaacgcagtcaatcacattaataaagtgTATAAAAGAGTAGATAAAAGTAATTGCACATAACATTTTTGTAACCAATATTGATTTTCTAACTCAACTTTGAAGTTCATATATGTAAGGCTACATAGCAAGGCCAATACAATTAGAACTCAAGAGTAAtgtaacagtttttttttttttaataaaagaattcCGTACAGTTACACTCAGAAGATAACTCTCATCTTTTTATGCTGTTCTTTGACAAGGAGCCACAGCTTAAACAAAACATGGGtgtgaaattataaatagtcgTTCCCAAATAATTTCTGAACCTCTTAGTTCAACTTTTTGGCATTCATACTCGAATTCATTCTGAACTTTTGACCTCAATGGAACTCTGTTTCCTTTCTGCTTGAAGTGATCGGCACAGTGATTCCAGCTTTTCTTTCTGATTCTTCGTTTTCTCCAACTGTTGTTTCATGCGCTCCCGCTGATCACACAATAGAAATTTTTTagctttttggttatgaagAGGAAACGATacaacttacatgaaaaaacattaaaaaattggaGAAATTCCCCTCTGGGAACTACCAATTTATCATCACTATGGCATTCATCTAATGCAAGCGATCTCACTAGTTCCTAGGGACAAGAAATATTAAATCTATCGACAGACTTCAGGCCCGCCACACAAGCCCTTCTGCTTGCAGCTATCATTTGTTCACATCACTGATCCAAGTTTTAGCAATTCTTAGGCATCACCAATTTAAAGCCGGGTAATAGCTAAGCCAACACTGCATCAAGCCGGTACAGATGCCCATCCCACATAGAATCATTCCCAGGGGATTTGGCACCGACATAGGCTACAGTATGACTGCAACATACAATTTGAAGCCTTATTATTCAAGCATGCGAAAAAAATAGAATGGAAGGATAGAACCAAGGCAATGCTACTGTCAAACCTATGATATTATAGCCAATGCATAGTACCTACATCCGATAATGACAATGGCAGAcaaaaggtttaaaacatatttttgaacAGAAGAAAGTTGAGTGCACAGTATGGGAGACGCATGAGGAATTGTGAACTTAGAAAGCTAACAAGGTCAAACTGCCAAAAGATCCTGTACATGGTATGAAACTTGAAAGTAAGTTCAAGCCAAAGCCATCCAGGTGTGGGTGCAGAAGGCAAGCCAAAGATGCAGGAAAACCATACCTCATCAACAAGTTCTGTAAGAATAACGTCAGATTTCTCACTTTTGCTCTTCAGGAATGAATTTTCCTTACTGAGTTCCTTGATTGATTTTTCCATCTAGTTGTTACAGACATTGAAAGATGGATTTAACAGAACACATCATTCAGGTGACATTGTAAACAAAAAACAGCCAGGAAAGATGCATCTTAGTGAAATGTAATACTGAAGAAAAGTGTGATCATTACCTTCTCAATCTCCTGTTTAAATGTTTCAAAAACCTCATTGCTCTTTAACAAAGCGTCCTGCCAAATCAATTTAGCAATTTAGATCTGGCAAAATTGACAGGgcattttcatacatacatggcAAAAATCTCAGGAGGAACTATCGGTGTGATGATCAAACATGTACCTCACAGGTCTATATGACAAAAGGGGGAATGTTAAGTGAGGCCAACataagaggaagagaatggtcTAAGCACATCTACAAGAAGGCTGCAATGCAAAGACAAGTGGCTGGTTCGCTATTCACAACAACTGATCAATTTGAAAGTTAACATGAATGAGCTTGGCTCTTCTTTAGTAATGCTGGGATGGTACACCCAACAGTTCTTCAgtcaaatatatacatatatatatattatgaaataaaGGATACCGTCGGGAAAAGAACCACAAGTTGCCAATAGCTTTGGGGTTAGAAAAGAAAACGACACTGGCACACTAGGTTGAGAATAGTCCTGGCTAAAACCATGAGAATGAATATATTAATGATTCTTAGACTGGGaaccaatttaatattaattcgtAATATTAAGATTGACAGCTGACCACAAGGCAATAAACAACATGGAATGAAATATACCTGAAATTGTTGGAATTTTTCTCCATCAGCTGTCAACTGTGAGCGCAAATTCTTTTCAGTAGCCAATAATTGTGACACCTGTTCTGCATATAACTTCATCCGGGACTGTTCCTGGACCAATTTCTCCTCATGTTGCTTAATTTTCAGATCAGCAATCTGAAGTTCCAGTGTTTTCTGCTTTATCTGTGGATTCAAATTTCCAAGAACTAAATCAAGTTAAATGGTAAAGTAAATAAGAACCCCATTTCTACAAGAAAAGGATACGTTTTACCTTCTGTGAAAAGTGCTGCTCTGAAATAGTGTACTGATCAACTAGCTCTTTTAGCTTATTTCTTAGCCTGAATATGAAGAATGTACTcaataattttgaattaaatgaaagaaacaattatAACAACCTATTAAATATGGCATCGATGGATGAAAATCATATTCTATTTGTTGGCAAGCAATCAATTAGTACAACATGCGGATAAAACATCAGTAGTACAACAAGGTGAGTTCTCGGGATAAAAGATTTTCCACAATGAAACAAGACACTTATGCTGTCTCTGAGTTGTCAGGAAATGTCACCACCAAACCTTAACCCACCGAAAAACTTGTTCTTATACTCGAGTTTATCTCTGGCAGCCCACTAATGGGGTTTACTACATTACATTTTGCTCTCAGCCAAAGCCATCAAAAAATAGCCACCAGCAATACCACTCAAGTTTTCCGCTACCCAAAAAAAGCACAAATtccaccaaaataaaaaaaccaacgCAGCAAATAATCAGATCTTTGGGAACATCTGAACACGAATTACTCCGTGGGCAACATTCAGTTTTTGGTTACATTTTCAAGATTCAGTTCTATAAGTACCTTAAAAACGAACATGTTAGTGATGCTGCATGAATGACCATCAcaacttaataattttttttgataattaataagaattttatcatcacgaataggcatagcccaagtacacaagaagtatacaaaggaaatacctactacacCCTAGAAAACaggaaaactaaaacagaaataGATTCAGTACATTCTCATCATTCCTAACAAAGATCTTTGTAAGGACCATCACAAGTTGATAATGTGACATTCACTAATAATGCAACAGTCTcttgttttttaaataagtaaatgAAACTCAAAAACATGCAACAGTCTCTTGtgaatgtatattatatattaacaatgcAACAGTTTCTTGTAAATTTACTGAGAGAGACTTTCATCTTACATCTCATTCTCCTTTAGCTGAGAGAGACTTTCATCCTTTTGCTCTTCTAGCTTATTGCTCACATCCTATAACCGAAATGAATACATAcaattaaatacattttttttttgatgaatacatacaattaaatacataataaCAAGGCCCAATAAATTGACATGAATCTCTAAGAAAAAAACACTATCACATCACATGAGAAGAAATGGAACTTTTaagttgagaaattgagaaaggggaaaaaaatctattcaagGAATCTCCTATTTGAGCATTATTCTGTGATGTCAAACACACAGTTTGAAACTGATGAATACTGTGTTACAGCTCAATTTGTTCCCTGCTAAACCAAGTCCCGTGCAATAAAAGCCCGTTTGGATATTTAGAATATCCCAGTATATTTGTGAAAGTagttaaatggtttgagttaaaatattttattgggcCTTAAGAAAGGAGATCgaaaaggttgaataaaaatattataaagttgcaaaattgtttgaatataatttttaatattattttcgttttgaaatttgaaaaaatagcattgttttttgtgttttctttaggagtttgggaaagttgtaatgattagatgaaaaagttgaatatttgaaattgaaaagtacttTGTgattgagtgatgtttgggaaggaaaaatCTGAGAATACTTGACATATGTTGCGTTGCCAAACGGGGCCTAAGTGTGCATGTCTTAACAAGAGACACTAAAGATGTGCAAAGTGATTTAACTTCCAAccacataaatatattttgcaaatCTCACGTTGGAACTGACTTGGCAAggcttaaaaaatattacataacaatTACCACAGCGCTGAGTATTGATGTGTAGACAAGACATCATATGAAATAGTTTAGAATTAAACGTGAGTTGAGCGTGAAATATTTTCTCTCCGTACGAGTGTGAAAAAACTTTCTACGTTAGTTTCATCATCGAAGATGGTTTCTTAGTGATCTATACGTCGACGGTATTACGTGATGAGTTTTATTAAAGAGTTTGTGATTGAAACTAAgttattttctgtaaaaagaGAGGGCGGCTTGATCTGTATCTCAGAGAGAGGAAGGAGGTTCAAACAAGAGCTACTTCTCGGACTGGGAACTGTGCAATGGCTAGGGGGAGCTTTGGAGGGATGTGCGTCAGATAAAAGGGAAGATTTTTATTTGGCAAAGAGGGAAGGCTACTGGAGTTTCATTGTACAAAGGTCCTCAAACAGTCGGGGCCGTTACGTGAAGGTGGCAGTTTATGGGGAAGGGGGACGAAACATTGCCATCTTTATTCCTGAGGAAGAGGGTGGTTGGGGGTGGAGAAAACTGCATGAGGTGTTGCGGGAAAGTCTTCAGGTGGCAAGCAACAGCCATGGCAAGTCTGTAGATGCCCAGAAGAAACCAGGGGGTAAGATGGTGAAGTCTTACAAGGAAGCAGTTACAATGGAAGGAACGTATGAGACGTATGCTGGTCTCAGAGAGGATGCCgtgtctagagagagagaggatggaagAGACGTGAGGGAGACGCTGGTTGCTGTACGTGATTTGCAGGTCCAAGTGAGGAAATTACAGGAGGAAGTGTCCTGGGTTAGAAAGGTGGTCGAGGCATATAAGGAAGGGGatgaaacgatgcgtttaaGGCATAGTTTTTATAATGACCAAAAGCACTTAAGGTGGGACGGAGGGGCAGTGGGTTGGGCTGGCTGTAGGCCAAAGCCCATGGCCCATAGCTATCATTCGGGCAGGGATAGAGTGGGAAGGCCAGCCTTTAGGGCTGGGCCTGGGCCTGGGCCTTATCATAAGAAGAGCCCGGCCCACCAGGCATggaaggcatgggttaggggtaAAGACCCGGTACCCGGGTACGAAGGGCACGTACCCGACCCAGAAACTTCTTAGCAACGGCAGCAAGGGCCGTCCGACCAACAGACGGCGCCGACGAAGTCACCGGAAGCGGAAGGCAACAGATCCGAGGTCGGCGATGAC
This genomic interval from Carya illinoinensis cultivar Pawnee chromosome 2, C.illinoinensisPawnee_v1, whole genome shotgun sequence contains the following:
- the LOC122301315 gene encoding general transcription factor IIF subunit 2-like; the encoded protein is MDEKEDSSATGQKEGDNGIDDLLDTSKAERATWLLKCPHLIYTSLQSPPDDSDPSRPVAKVLLSVDPLHSNDDNSATEFTMELMAGTEPGNLPKSYSMDMSSEDLVPMLVFSESSQGKCCVEGKILNKLGVKPHDKDIDNYGKLFRERLNKYKAKSRQIQVISNEDARMTPMPGMFGDNKIMAAKRCRRDRSEMEEIMFKLFERQPNWTLRQLIQETDQPKPFLRDLLKDLCVFNYKGSNKGSYELKPQYKVNKLE